The following coding sequences are from one Leptolyngbya sp. NIES-3755 window:
- a CDS encoding hypothetical protein (hypothetical protein Npun_R4655;~similar to AA sequence:cyanobase_aa:LBDG_11130), which translates to MLRRFRRWVRQFFTRTRSINKQPLNPVSLIVVILIDIFILVNVFTGLNDISNWALSPNDAYPCYQQWRTYRENTSPDKNIQQIESALREEYPVSSYPSTAPPARSFQERFQQASQGRLGTVSSTCLAFGATKDKIDTPANQTVFKSIDQKQTTIGNLENSNRNIRAQYDSTLLEKIAGQNRDQSINAVGAEKAKAQLDSNNQKIAQLKSEIDKLEADLLAKPESAELFKFLANNDAFNEVERGYKSASFWYPSIQLSLQALFLVPLLIGAGLIYRFAERKRYGLVALISWHLLIIFFIPLILKIFEFLQVGALFRFLFDIISTLFGGLVFLVSYAYILIVPIAGFVLIKVFQKINVRSKASPSSLVQQSRCLNCTRTLKNNENYCPHCGHHQHLECHNCHQPTYKQLPYCRNCGAEQDLNRS; encoded by the coding sequence ATGTTGAGACGATTTCGGCGATGGGTTAGACAATTTTTTACGCGAACTCGATCGATTAACAAACAGCCGCTCAACCCGGTGAGCTTGATTGTGGTCATTCTGATCGATATCTTCATCCTAGTAAATGTCTTTACAGGTTTGAATGATATTAGTAACTGGGCACTCAGTCCAAATGATGCTTATCCTTGTTATCAACAATGGCGCACTTATCGCGAAAACACATCTCCAGATAAAAACATTCAACAGATTGAAAGCGCTTTGCGTGAGGAGTATCCCGTTTCTAGCTATCCATCAACTGCACCTCCAGCCCGTAGCTTCCAAGAACGTTTCCAACAAGCTAGCCAAGGAAGACTGGGAACGGTTTCATCAACCTGTCTAGCCTTCGGAGCGACAAAAGATAAGATTGATACACCTGCGAATCAGACTGTTTTCAAATCGATCGACCAAAAGCAAACCACGATCGGCAATCTAGAGAACTCGAATCGCAACATTCGCGCTCAATATGATTCCACTTTGCTCGAAAAGATTGCAGGACAGAACCGCGATCAATCAATCAATGCAGTCGGAGCAGAAAAAGCCAAAGCCCAACTCGACAGCAACAATCAGAAGATTGCTCAACTAAAATCAGAGATTGACAAGCTCGAAGCGGATTTACTTGCAAAACCTGAAAGTGCTGAACTATTCAAGTTTCTCGCCAACAATGATGCGTTTAACGAAGTCGAAAGAGGCTACAAAAGCGCTTCGTTCTGGTATCCCAGCATTCAGCTTTCTCTACAAGCATTGTTCTTAGTGCCTCTACTCATTGGAGCCGGGCTGATTTATCGATTTGCAGAACGAAAACGCTATGGATTGGTCGCGCTAATTAGCTGGCACTTGTTGATCATCTTCTTCATTCCGCTCATTCTGAAGATCTTTGAATTTCTACAAGTCGGTGCGCTGTTCCGATTCCTATTCGACATCATTAGCACTCTGTTTGGCGGATTAGTCTTTCTAGTGAGCTATGCGTACATTCTGATTGTTCCGATCGCTGGTTTTGTCCTGATCAAAGTCTTTCAAAAAATCAACGTCAGAAGTAAAGCTTCGCCTTCGAGTTTGGTACAACAGTCCCGCTGTCTAAACTGCACTCGAACCCTCAAGAACAATGAAAATTACTGTCCTCACTGTGGTCATCATCAGCATCTAGAGTGCCACAACTGTCATCAACCGACTTACAAGCAGTTACCTTACTGTCGAAACTGTGGAGCAGAGCAAGATTTGAATCGATCGTAA
- a CDS encoding ribonuclease T2 (similar to AA sequence:cyanobase_aa:RPA4380), producing the protein MFKKTILPALVLAGICAFPTLSEARRPVSRPKPAQQTRNVPGRFDYYVMALSWSPDYCATKGQNDTQQCSKGWQLGFVLHGLWPQYDRGYPQDCTTEAFNPKMQQQFPGLYPSSKLFKHEWEKHGTCTGLTQPQYHQLSKDLKESVRIPDRYVRPTQPFRVTLSQFKQDFVKANPGFTETSVAPSCSGSGRFLQETLVCYSKDGKPGTCSEEVLRRSQRSCGQANFLVRSVR; encoded by the coding sequence ATGTTCAAAAAGACGATTCTTCCGGCGCTAGTTCTAGCTGGGATCTGTGCATTTCCCACGTTATCTGAGGCGCGTCGTCCAGTTTCTCGCCCCAAACCCGCCCAACAAACCCGCAATGTTCCCGGTCGGTTCGATTACTATGTGATGGCTCTATCCTGGTCGCCTGATTACTGTGCAACCAAAGGACAGAACGATACTCAACAGTGCAGCAAAGGTTGGCAATTAGGCTTTGTCCTACACGGATTGTGGCCCCAATACGATCGAGGTTACCCCCAAGATTGCACCACCGAAGCGTTCAACCCAAAAATGCAACAACAGTTCCCCGGTCTCTATCCGAGTTCCAAGCTGTTCAAGCACGAATGGGAAAAACACGGCACTTGTACAGGGCTAACACAACCTCAGTATCATCAGTTGTCAAAAGACCTGAAAGAGAGCGTGAGAATTCCCGATCGATATGTTCGCCCGACTCAACCGTTCCGAGTGACGCTGAGCCAATTTAAGCAAGATTTTGTCAAAGCGAATCCTGGCTTTACTGAAACGAGTGTTGCGCCAAGTTGTTCAGGATCAGGACGATTCTTGCAAGAAACATTGGTGTGCTACTCGAAAGATGGCAAACCGGGAACTTGTAGCGAAGAAGTCTTACGTCGATCGCAAAGAAGTTGTGGTCAGGCAAATTTCCTTGTCCGAAGCGTCCGATAA
- a CDS encoding Ap4A phosphorylase II (similar to AA sequence:cyanobase_aa:LBDG_06600) gives MSNHLPLLENPGILWQRTIEQTQSALSCGALLSIPTSQTFIEQAGAKFLVRIVTNLIRKEASDLKQKQEEIATGKPIDPFLPYDRDLFVVDISETHVCLLNKFNVVENHLLIITRAFEEQEALLTLSDFTAMWACLSEVDGLAFYNAGSVAGASQRHKHLQLVPFPFIKEGDRLPIDPLIHSVNSSDIAVISDFPFVHAFKKLENITTPEQLLICYSELLETVKIDPHQPIQTAPYNFLATREWMMIVPRSQAEYRAIAVNSLAFAGALLVRNTEQLETLKQLRPLNFLKNVAIAL, from the coding sequence ATGTCTAATCATTTGCCGCTGTTGGAAAATCCCGGAATCTTGTGGCAACGCACGATCGAGCAAACACAATCTGCTCTTTCCTGCGGTGCACTTCTCTCCATTCCCACCAGCCAAACCTTCATCGAGCAAGCAGGTGCTAAATTTCTCGTCCGCATTGTCACGAATCTAATCCGCAAAGAAGCCTCTGATTTGAAACAAAAACAAGAAGAGATCGCAACTGGAAAACCGATCGATCCATTTCTGCCTTACGATCGCGATCTCTTCGTAGTTGATATTTCCGAGACTCACGTTTGTTTACTCAATAAATTCAACGTTGTCGAAAATCATCTCTTAATCATCACTCGTGCATTTGAAGAACAAGAAGCTTTATTAACCTTGAGTGATTTCACTGCAATGTGGGCATGTCTATCCGAAGTCGATGGCTTAGCGTTCTACAATGCGGGTTCAGTAGCAGGTGCAAGTCAACGTCACAAGCATTTACAACTCGTCCCCTTTCCGTTTATCAAAGAAGGCGATCGCTTACCGATCGATCCATTAATCCACTCTGTAAATTCCTCTGATATTGCAGTTATTTCTGATTTTCCCTTCGTTCACGCTTTCAAAAAACTAGAGAATATCACCACTCCTGAACAGCTTCTAATCTGTTATTCAGAGCTATTAGAAACGGTTAAAATTGATCCTCATCAACCGATACAAACCGCTCCCTATAATTTCTTAGCGACACGAGAATGGATGATGATTGTGCCACGATCGCAAGCCGAATATCGAGCGATCGCAGTGAATTCTCTCGCGTTTGCAGGGGCACTTTTAGTCCGAAATACCGAGCAACTTGAAACGCTAAAACAATTACGTCCTCTGAATTTTTTAAAGAACGTTGCGATCGCACTCTAA
- a CDS encoding polyphosphate:nucleotide phosphotransferase, PPK2 family (similar to AA sequence:cyanobase_aa:LBDG_06590), whose amino-acid sequence MKHDRFIVPPNQKIKLKDYDPAYTNGLKDKVAAQAELQAGVQKLAKYQDILYAHDSYSLLILFQAMDAAGKDSTIKHVMSGVNPQGCQVFSFKSPSSEDLDHDYLWRSHKALPERGRIGIFNRSYYEEVLVVRVHPELLVKQKLPREALGKDIWKTRYRQINDFEKYLVDNGTMILKFFLNVSKEQQKKRFLDRIDQPDKNWKFSASDAKERQHWDEYMSAYEEMFSHTSTEHAPWYIIPADHKWFTRLVVSDIIVSKLKSMNLAYPEVSEQHRLELLEVKKILESESR is encoded by the coding sequence ATGAAACACGATCGATTCATCGTTCCACCGAACCAAAAAATTAAGCTAAAAGATTACGATCCAGCTTATACAAATGGTTTAAAGGATAAAGTTGCGGCTCAAGCAGAACTCCAAGCAGGTGTACAAAAACTTGCTAAATATCAAGACATTCTTTACGCTCACGATTCTTATTCCTTGCTGATTCTATTCCAAGCGATGGATGCGGCTGGAAAAGATAGCACCATTAAGCATGTCATGTCTGGAGTGAATCCTCAAGGCTGTCAAGTGTTTAGCTTCAAATCTCCATCTTCTGAAGATCTAGATCACGATTATTTATGGCGATCGCACAAAGCTTTACCCGAACGAGGACGCATTGGAATCTTTAACCGTTCCTACTACGAAGAAGTCCTCGTCGTGCGCGTTCACCCTGAATTATTAGTGAAACAAAAGCTACCGCGTGAAGCGCTCGGCAAGGATATTTGGAAGACAAGATATCGACAGATTAATGACTTTGAGAAATACCTAGTCGATAACGGAACGATGATTCTCAAATTCTTTCTGAATGTCTCAAAAGAACAGCAGAAAAAGCGATTTCTCGATCGCATCGATCAGCCCGACAAAAATTGGAAATTCTCCGCTTCCGATGCCAAAGAGCGTCAACACTGGGACGAATACATGAGCGCTTACGAAGAGATGTTCAGTCATACCAGCACTGAACACGCACCCTGGTACATTATTCCTGCCGACCACAAATGGTTTACTCGTTTAGTTGTCTCTGACATCATCGTTAGCAAGCTCAAATCGATGAATTTAGCCTATCCCGAAGTCAGCGAACAACACCGTTTAGAACTGCTCGAAGTCAAGAAAATCTTAGAAAGCGAGTCCAGATAA
- a CDS encoding hypothetical protein (hypothetical protein MicvaDRAFT_0680;~similar to AA sequence:cyanobase_aa:LBDG_07930), whose amino-acid sequence MAFDYSIDFTQINFREHPELYRVGKGEQGVLLVEPYKSEILPHWRFKTPEIARVSADKIYQLFQEYKAQGDFIGMDMARKFLQMGYTRSRRYANHKSGRKYATDKTVLPREEDPIKAESAKIFYEKWQQAKLDPEYIAQLNAHRTRYEDVK is encoded by the coding sequence ATGGCGTTTGATTACTCGATCGATTTCACCCAAATCAATTTTAGAGAGCATCCAGAACTCTATCGCGTCGGAAAAGGCGAACAGGGTGTCCTCCTCGTCGAACCTTACAAAAGCGAAATTCTGCCACACTGGAGGTTCAAAACGCCTGAAATTGCGCGAGTTTCCGCCGACAAGATTTATCAGCTTTTCCAAGAGTACAAAGCGCAGGGTGATTTTATTGGGATGGACATGGCGCGAAAATTCTTGCAGATGGGATATACGCGATCGCGCCGTTACGCCAACCACAAATCCGGTCGAAAATACGCCACCGACAAAACCGTTTTGCCCCGTGAAGAAGATCCAATTAAAGCTGAATCCGCCAAGATTTTTTACGAGAAATGGCAACAAGCAAAACTCGATCCCGAATACATTGCACAATTAAACGCGCATCGCACACGCTACGAAGATGTGAAATAG
- a CDS encoding hypothetical protein (hypothetical protein MC7420_3769;~similar to AA sequence:cyanobase_aa:LBDG_48020), with product MQRSERNSSFTVFLQVATLVSIVAAIVINALSNAFPVGGLNIGAIANTILGGVLITPKNYAFAIWGVIYIGLIGFGIYQFLPSQRFNSHLLKLRAPIIWASVFQIVWVYLFQFRQFWLSVLFMFGILLNLIAAYIWSRFPKNRVSREEKWLARIPIGIYLGWISVASIVNVASALYASGWNGFGISPVIWTVLMILIAAVISAIIAIRYGDIAFTGVIIWAFVAIAVRQFTQIPILITAIGSSIVLILLLIFRNRSRDA from the coding sequence ATGCAACGCTCTGAACGAAATTCTTCATTTACGGTCTTTCTACAAGTCGCCACGCTTGTCTCGATTGTTGCTGCGATCGTCATCAATGCGCTTTCTAATGCGTTTCCCGTCGGAGGACTTAACATTGGCGCGATCGCAAATACAATTCTCGGCGGTGTCCTAATCACGCCAAAGAATTATGCGTTTGCGATCTGGGGTGTAATCTACATTGGTTTAATTGGCTTTGGAATCTACCAATTTCTACCATCGCAGCGTTTCAATTCACATTTACTAAAATTACGTGCTCCGATCATTTGGGCATCTGTGTTCCAAATCGTCTGGGTTTATCTCTTCCAATTCCGGCAATTCTGGCTATCTGTTCTCTTCATGTTTGGGATTCTTTTGAATCTGATTGCCGCTTATATCTGGTCGAGATTTCCAAAGAATCGCGTTTCTCGTGAAGAAAAGTGGTTAGCTCGAATTCCAATTGGTATTTATCTCGGTTGGATTAGTGTGGCATCGATCGTGAATGTTGCCTCTGCGCTTTATGCTTCTGGCTGGAATGGCTTTGGAATTAGTCCAGTGATCTGGACAGTGTTAATGATTCTGATTGCGGCAGTGATTTCAGCCATAATCGCGATTCGCTACGGAGATATTGCATTTACAGGAGTCATTATCTGGGCATTTGTCGCGATCGCAGTTCGTCAATTCACTCAAATCCCGATTCTAATTACAGCGATCGGAAGCTCGATCGTGCTTATCCTCCTACTGATTTTCCGAAATCGCTCCCGTGACGCATGA